A genomic segment from Variovorax paradoxus B4 encodes:
- a CDS encoding NADPH:quinone oxidoreductase family protein yields MHAWLCENPTGVDALTWKELPTPAPGPGQVLIEIRAASLNFPDLLIVQNKYQIKPPLPFVPGSEYAGVIQAVGEGVTHLKVGQNVACLSGTGGFATHTLAPAALCMPLPEGFGHVDAAAFIMIYATSWHALMDRAQLKAGETVLVLGAAGGVGTAAIQIAKAAGAKVIAAASTDEKCELCRSIGADATINYTTHALPGGFRDAIKAATDGKGPDVIYDPVGGDFAEPAFRSIAWRGRYLVVGFASGPIPSLPLNLTLLKGASLVGVFWGDFAKREPKANAQMMAELAQWYGQGKIKPVIDSTMQMSQLKAAYAHMGSRGVKGKLVMVN; encoded by the coding sequence ATGCACGCATGGCTTTGCGAAAACCCCACCGGCGTCGATGCGCTGACCTGGAAGGAACTGCCGACGCCGGCGCCGGGTCCGGGCCAGGTGCTGATCGAAATCAGGGCGGCCAGCCTCAACTTTCCCGATCTGCTGATCGTGCAGAACAAATACCAGATCAAGCCGCCGCTGCCGTTCGTGCCCGGTTCGGAATACGCCGGCGTCATTCAGGCGGTAGGCGAAGGCGTCACCCACCTGAAGGTCGGCCAGAACGTGGCGTGCCTCTCGGGCACGGGCGGATTTGCAACCCACACGCTGGCACCGGCAGCGCTCTGCATGCCGCTGCCCGAGGGCTTTGGCCATGTCGATGCGGCGGCGTTCATCATGATCTATGCCACGTCGTGGCATGCGCTGATGGATCGCGCACAGCTCAAGGCCGGAGAAACCGTGCTCGTGCTCGGTGCCGCGGGCGGGGTGGGCACCGCCGCGATACAAATCGCAAAGGCAGCAGGCGCAAAAGTGATTGCGGCGGCGTCTACCGACGAGAAATGCGAACTCTGCCGCTCCATTGGCGCCGACGCCACGATCAACTACACGACGCATGCGCTTCCAGGCGGTTTTCGCGACGCCATCAAGGCCGCCACCGACGGCAAAGGCCCCGATGTCATTTACGACCCGGTGGGCGGTGATTTCGCCGAGCCGGCATTTCGCTCGATTGCGTGGCGCGGACGCTATTTGGTGGTCGGCTTTGCCTCCGGGCCGATTCCATCGCTGCCATTGAACCTGACGTTGTTGAAAGGCGCCTCCCTGGTCGGCGTGTTCTGGGGCGATTTCGCCAAGCGCGAGCCCAAGGCCAATGCACAAATGATGGCCGAATTGGCGCAGTGGTACGGACAGGGAAAGATCAAGCCCGTGATCGACA